From a single Metopolophium dirhodum isolate CAU chromosome 6, ASM1992520v1, whole genome shotgun sequence genomic region:
- the LOC132947780 gene encoding ribonucleoside-diphosphate reductase small chain-like, which produces MVIAKVYTHILPVSYSKQLDQKPPPALTTHIICEIVTIVQEFLTNASPVRMVGMSMSCEKICIEDIADRLLKVSGCPTAIYWSSNPFPHTELTSQQGTINFFERRLSEHQLPSVAF; this is translated from the exons ATGGTTATTGCAaa agTTTACACACATATTTTGCCTGTGTCTTATTCCAAACAATTGGATCAAAAGCCACCTCCAGCTCTTACCACACATATAATTTGTGAAATCGTAACTATTGTACAAGAATTTTTGACAAACGCGTCACCTGTCAGAATGGTCGGCATGAGCATGAGCTGTGAAAAGATATGTATTGAAGATATTGCTGATAGGCTGTTAAAAGTATCGGGGTGTCCTACAGCT atttactGGTCGTCAAACCCGTTCCCACACACGGAACTTACTTCTCAACAAGGAACAATAAACTTCTTTGAAAGAAGACTTAGCGAACACCAATTACCTTCAGTTGCATTCTGA
- the LOC132946534 gene encoding uncharacterized protein LOC132946534 — MDLSDDEEFYDSDQSDVGEQSLHTMLSKTLYDKDHEYEEYGEQIAGEEEVLGSVEEEVLGKVTGDVVQQEVVLGPVYSENEPDLTLKLEDAEKVVLTPEVIGELENKHFFDGLDDDNFEPIKKKLKLSNEDNANPHKTIIMHIPRFIRCNKISQSIQVQNIVCGANMGCPLDLVRIVMWTSNSEYNPLRFNGLIMRLRTPNVTSLLFPSGKMIMQGAKDDRTGNLGCRKVAKILERLGHNVKFCDYTVHNIVCTWDVGFPIMLEELNTAHSQFTSFEPEVFPALIYRMVKPRAVFLMFVNGKVVLTGLKTKSDIKESVFLMQDVLNNFKKT; from the exons ATGGATTTAAGTGATGACGAAGAATTTTATGATTCTGATCAGAGTGATGTGGGCGAACAAAGTTTACACACTATGCTCAGTAAAACTCTCTACGACAAAGACCATGAGTATGAAGAATATGGAGAACAAATTGCTGGCGAAGAAGAAGTATTAGGTAGTGTGGAAGAGGAAGTACTTGGTAAAGTCACTGGTGATGTTGTTCAACAAGAAGTTGTCCTAGGTCCAGTGTATAGTGAGAATGAGCCAGATTTAACACTAAAATTAGAAGATGCTGAAAAAGTAGTTTTAACACCAGAAGTTATAGGCGAGTtagaaaacaaacatttttttgatggaCTTGATGATGATAATTTtgaaccaataaaaaaaaaactaaaattaagcAATGAAGATAATGCAAATCctcataaaactattattatgcatataccTCGATTCATTCGGTGTAACAAAATTAGTCAATCTATTCAAGTTCA AAACATTGTATGTGGTGCAAACATGGGATGTCCTTTGGACTTGGTAAGAATTGTCATGTGGACTAGTAACTCAGAGTATAATCCACTGCGATTTAATGGACTAATTATGCGTCTTCGTACACCTAATGTCACCAGCCTATTATTTCCATCAGGTAAAATGATCATGCAAGGTGCTAAGGATGACCGAACAGGAAATTTAGGATGTCGAAAAGTAGCAAAAATTTTAGAACGACTTGGACACAat GTAAAATTTTGTGATTATAcagtgcataatattgtatgcacaTGGGATGTTGGTTTCCCAATAATGTTGGAAGAATTAAATACTGCTCACTCACAATTTACCAg CTTTGAGCCTGAGGTATTTCCTGCGTTAATTTATCGGATGGTCAAACCCCGAGCagtgtttttaatgtttgtaaatGGAAAAGTAGTTTTAACAg GTCTTAAAACAAAGTCAGATATAAAAGAATCTGTCTTTTTGATGCAAGATGtattaaacaatttcaaaaaaacttga